In the Candidatus Saccharibacteria bacterium oral taxon 488 genome, one interval contains:
- a CDS encoding ASCH domain-containing protein, which produces MKIWHSGRESKLLDDIIAGRKTVEGRLNRGKFAEYRVGDKIRLRRDVRDAEGILHDGEPDQARVEIIAIRHYNSFLEMVQAEGYHRVIPHATSAEAAAAEYNKYYSVADQKHYGVLAVEVRSLL; this is translated from the coding sequence ATGAAAATCTGGCACTCAGGACGAGAATCAAAATTACTCGACGATATTATCGCCGGGCGGAAGACGGTTGAAGGTCGGTTGAATCGTGGAAAGTTTGCCGAGTACCGAGTCGGCGATAAGATTCGCCTGCGCCGCGATGTTCGCGATGCCGAAGGAATACTACACGACGGCGAACCAGATCAAGCACGCGTGGAGATTATCGCTATCCGCCACTACAATTCCTTTTTAGAAATGGTGCAGGCCGAGGGTTACCACCGTGTTATCCCGCACGCCACCAGTGCCGAAGCTGCCGCTGCCGAATACAACAAATATTATTCCGTTGCTGACCAAAAACATTATGGCGTGCTAGCAGTGGAAGTTCGTTCGTTGCTTTAA
- a CDS encoding winged helix-turn-helix transcriptional regulator yields the protein MKTIQSQEAILTTNEALVLQQVYEDGSDEAAMLAAQMGMPRRTAMHVLVDLRRKGLMAIDQVYGDAWVRLTTRGKRLVQRIWPEAQAMAV from the coding sequence ATGAAGACGATACAATCACAAGAAGCAATCTTAACCACCAACGAAGCGCTGGTGTTGCAGCAAGTCTATGAGGATGGCAGCGATGAGGCGGCTATGCTGGCGGCACAAATGGGTATGCCGCGCCGAACGGCGATGCATGTGCTGGTGGATCTGCGGCGTAAAGGTTTGATGGCGATCGACCAGGTCTATGGCGACGCTTGGGTGCGGCTAACCACGCGCGGCAAACGGCTGGTGCAGCGAATTTGGCCGGAAGCGCAGGCGATGGCTGTTTAA